The following nucleotide sequence is from Anguilla rostrata isolate EN2019 chromosome 3, ASM1855537v3, whole genome shotgun sequence.
ataaaagcgctatataaatgcagtccatttaccatttaatcaGAGGTAGACCCATTAATAtctgtgaattaaaaaacaattaattgggGAATAATATAGTAAATAGCCATGCCCACCCATGtctttacaaataataataataatacagaccATGTCATGCTTTCACCCTTTCAAGTTGTGtaaaataatggattttttttttttgattgacaaCGCAGAGCCCCCCTCGTCCCCGCGGAAGGTGAGAATCCACCGGCAGGGCGGCTCCTGGCTGGAGCTGCACTGGGACGCGCCCGTCGACCTGGGCGGGAGGGCGGAGCTGTGGTACGACGTGCGGTGCGCGGAGCGCGAGCAGGACCCCGGGGGGCGGTGGGAGCCGTGCGGGGACGCCGTGCGTTTTTCGCCGAGCCGGCGCGGGCTCAACGACACGGCGGTCAACGTCACCGGGGTGGACCCGCGCGCGGACTACCACCTGTCCGTGGTGGCGGCCAACGCCGTGTCCGCGGTGCTCAGCGGGGCGGACTCCGCCAACTCCATCACCATTGACAGATGTGCGTCGTGGAAACACGTTTTCTGTTGCTTGCTGTTTTCCGTTTTGCTtcgtttttctgttttgctgttgGCGTTTCCAATCAATGTTACCTGTTGAGGTTTTCCTCGTTAACAAGGAGAATATTCCTtccttattattttaataacgtTGCTCCATTTACACAAGATTTGGCGGGTGGAATTgatcttacattacattacaggcatttagcagacgctcttatccagagtgacttacaaacttttacataaaaaaattaagcattgcatccattcattcatacagCCAGATATATACATTGAAGCAGTGcagggtaagtaccttgcttggCAGTGTCCTAGCCAGGAATCGAACTTGTGAGCTTTTGGTTACGAGACCAGTTCCacacccattataccacactgccacccagtTCTGCACTGGGAGATATGCTTAGTCCTGAGGAAGACatgcctgtttttctttctagcccactgaaaaaaaaatgttctttttctttaaaaaaacatcttagaGAATCTGTTGATATTATTTAATAGAatcatttttgtgtgtctgtatttcttTGCcttcatttgtatgtgtgttttcatgcGTGTCTTCgttgcatgtgtttgcgtgtgttcctgtgtgtatgtgcacccTTGCTGGGTATGTCCGcgtgtctgcgcatgtgtgtttatgtccgTGAATATATTTTGTGCACGCAGGGAAATACGATGTCGTCCACACCAGTGTCCCTGCCACCATCAAGGGAGGTCCTCCGTCGTTCTGGgtggttgtgggcggggcttgtgggGGAGGGCTGCTGCTGGCCCTGGCCATTTTGGGCGTTTGCTATAAGCGCCGCCGCTACGTCAAGCTCAGGTGAATACACTCTCATCCAGCCCTCAGCTAAATGTCTTGAAGGGTCAGATCCCATCTGGGATCACGGTTCTCCCTCATCCAGCAAACAACAGGACCAGATTAGTGTCCAGTTACAGTGCGGTCAGACCCTCAGATTACAAGCATCCTGGCCAGGCAAGTTCCCTGACCACGTGAAAGTAAAACGTGAGGAACTAAAGTCATGTGGAGTATGTGGCAATAGAACACAGCGGGGTTCGTTGTGTACACAGTACATGGTATTCAggggctgtttgtgtttgtgaaaccCAATGCAGTCAGTCTGAGACAGTTACACGGGGATTCACCTGAAAGCCCCTGCTTTTTGAATCTGTGTAAAAtccaattatatttaataacaaTGGCCTTTGAGTGTAtttcaaagacatgcattaTTGCATTGTGTTTATACCGCACTATGTCATGGTGAGCACTATTGTACACCATAAGTATGTTCTGTTTATCGTGAATTGGTTTTCAGTATTAAccttttaaggtgtaagatcacaaatgtgtcaTTAGAATTCCCTTAACTGTATTGAAGGTTGCTGTCATCTATGTCAATACAGATTGAGAGGAGAATCCATTGCAGACAGAGAGTAATTGTTTCACTCAGAATAATACTTACATGCTGCTCTATAAGTCCAGTGTGTTGAATGCCAATTCTGTGCAAAATGTGTGTCAATGGAAAACTGTCACTAATTTTTGCAGATGAGATCTTGTACAGTCACTAtgttgctgtttatttatttgttttttttctcacttatCAAGCCAAGACCAAGAGCAGCCTCTTATGCCCATGTCAACAGTAGTGAGGTACCGTCGACCCGAGCAACGTGACATCACTCCTgccccccagccaatcagcggTGAGTGGGGCACCCTGAAGCTTTTTACTGTACTTGTACTTGTTTTGAACTGTAAGTACATAAGTACAAAAATTCATATTAGTTGTTgtacacataaataataaacatgctatttttcatttttacattggatttatttgtacatatcatatttcatgtttaagATATTTTGGCACTCCTTTATGAGTTAGgttttctttcagaaaatttAAGAACACGTAgacttcttttttaaagttgccATTTTGGATAATTACACCATATAACCGCCCTTAGTGTAAACACTCTGGTGATTGGTAAATATTTGTTTAGAGATATTTCACATTACAGAGATAACTCCCTCACATTAAACACagacagtgttacagtgattGCTTTTATTGTATACACGGCTTCCTTTTCCTGTGCTTGCACTCTCTCGCATTTGTACGGCCCTGTGTTCTGGATTTCCCCTCTTTCGATGATCGCATTACGCATCTCTGATCTCTCACTTTTGTTTATCTTTCTGCTGATTCCCTCCCTTCTATGAATCTTTACAACACtcctttcctcttcttctctctttttgccCTCCTCTGtctttttaatcaatttttctttcccctctttccTTCCCTGTCCTAACTTTCACTTCTCCTCTGGGTGTACACTCTTTACTCCCCCATCATCCTTTCTTCTTCACTCTTCTTGTTCATCTTTCTATTTTTTACACTTCTCCTTCGtcgttcctcccccccccaccccacaggccAGCTTCCGGAAGGCCTGAGTACCCGACTACAGACCAGTCTGAAGGACATGCTGGTGGATCGTGGGTCTCTGACCCTGGGAAAGCCACTGGGTGCAGGTGGGTCATGCCCACCACTGGCACCCACATATCCAGTCACATCCACTCACACCCAGTCACATCCAGTCACATCCACTCGCATCCAGTCGCATCCACTCACACCCAGTCGCATCCAATCACAACTCGTCACATCCAGTCACGTCCAGTCACATCCACTGACACCCAGTCACATCCAATCACAACTAGTCACATCCAGTCGCATCCAGTCACATTCAGTCACAACCAGTCACATTGATCTCTTTGAATTGccattcaacaaacaaaaagattgtgtttttttgtacattttcaggAGAGTTTGGGTCAGTCTACGAAGGAGTCTTCTCCCCACAGGAAGGAGGTGACGTCAAAGTTGCAGTGAAGACGATGAAAGGtgcctttacctttacctttatttattttcagcctcCAGTTTATTGTTGAGGTGTAGGCCTTTACATTGACTGTCATTAATGCTGCATTTCATTAACGGATCGCAAcggaataaataatattaatatttcggtagataataataataataataattataataattaccCATTGGTTtccctgtgttttcttttcagtggGAATACACAGCCTAGATGACTTAGAATCTTTCCTAAAGGAGGCGGAGATCATGCAAGGCTTCGATCATGATAATGTGGTCAAACTACTCGGTACGACAAGCCCGTCTCTGTGTTAACCCTTCAAAACACTGTGGGTTCTCAGTGTCTGTCGCAAGGCGGCCCCCAGTTCTACCAGGTGATTCTCATTGGCTGAAGTGCATCTACAGGGCGATGCTAATTGGCTCTAAGTACATGTCACTCTGGcactttaaatgtttcattcagCACATAGTGAAGTGGTCAATGATCTTCAATAAATTTCAGTTAATAAATTTTTCAGAGGACAGTGAATGCTGAATATCAGCAGAGTAGAGGCTACCAGACATTTTCAAGCCCTCTAAAATGACCAGCCTGAACAAGACGTTTAGCTATTTAGTGTAATGTAAAAAGTGTAAacagacacttttttttatctgaaaatcTAAATATCTAATTGAtcaaatatggggggggggaaattgaaatattcttaaacaggaaaaatatgttTGCCATTTTGCTGTACCCCTAGAGGTCTTCAGACCcaagtgtgttctgtgtttcaaAGTGGCTGTAATGATTGGTTGTGTCCTGCAGGGGTCACCCTGGAGCAGGTGCAAGAGCAGGATTCCTCTGTCCCCATGCCAATGCTGATTTTGCCGTTTATGAAGCACGGAGACCTCAGACGTTTTCTCATCGCCACTCGCTACAACGATGTACCCATGGTAACACACTTAGGTCTacatgctctctccctcttacgCACACACTGGCATGGACGCATTTTGATATTATGCATGGGTTTTTGGAGAAGTAGCCACTAGTTCGTAGTGGTAGAATACTGTATACACTGAAACAGTTGAGAAATTGATGCCGTCGCTACAATAAATGCATGATAGATCAACTTTACTGTTGCAACAATTGCGTAATTACAGATGTaccataaataaatttaatagtaataataataataataataaacttgtaTTGGACTTTTCATAAAAAGATTTGtagcacaaagtgctttacatgaCAGAAATAGTAATAAAATTAGAACAGTGGAggtagaaataaaacaattagtaaaaacagtaacagtaaaataaataaaaattatatatatatatatatatatatatatatatatatatatacacacatacacataaataattaaatgattaaataaataaatagtaataacaataaaataatctaGGTAATTTAGAAATTGATCATTTACCCAAGTGTGGTAATAATTCtagtaatttatttatcttgtgCCATAATATGGGAGGAGTCAGATATATGACCCTGTCCCTGTCTCAGTTTGTGCCCTATCAGAGTCTGCTGCGCTTCATGATTGACATCGCAGCTGGAATGGAGTACCTCGGCTCCCACAGCTTCGTCCACAGGGATCTGGCTGCACGCAACTGCATGTGAGTCCCACAGGTGGCGCCACTGAATCAGCCAAGATTCATCATCAGGCTCTGAATTATGAACTAGCTCATCGTTTTAGGTTTTTGAAGTGTGCGTGTTCTATACTCTGCACAGAGCATAAACCAAGTAGATAATGTTTATTATAGTTTTCCAAATTTTCCGAGATCACAAACAAATGTACGTGAAAGCAGTGCACCGTCTCTGACGCACACAGGTTGGGTGATGACCTGAGGGTGTGCGTGGCCGACTTCGGCCTCTCCAGGAAAATCTACAGCAGCGACTACTACCGGCAGACGGCAGCCGTCCGTGTGCCAATCAAGTGGATGTCAGTCGAGAGCCTTTCAGAGTCCATCTACTCCGTGAAAAGTGACGTggtgcgtttatttatttattttttttttttttttttttttttttggggggggggggcaggaatggGGAGTCGTTTCAGGCACCAGAAATAAAAGTAGATATTCacttaaatattttcttccccctctcgaactcaaaaatttattttgaaataaacggcgtgtgtgtgtgtgtgtgtgtgtatgtatccgtgtgtgtgcctgtcccAGTGGTCTTTCGGGGTCACCATGTGGGAGATCGCCTCCCGAGGCAGGACGCCCTATCCCGGGGTCCACAACCACGAGCTTCTGGACCTCCTGGAGTCTGGCCACCGGCTCAAACAGCCTGAATGTGACCCTAAGCTGTGAGTTCACCCCACTGCATGCAAATCACCCAGTCAAAGCCAGTGCTTCCCAAGTTATGTAGTAAGATTCCCAGGCCCATGCACCGTATACCAtcaatcatttttaatgttcttaatGACTCAAAGCAGAAGGAGTGAAGTCAGTAGGTTTACTTCCAGAGTGAACGGGCGTAAACTGTGAGACAGCCGGCATTAGCTGCAAACCTAAAATAGAACTGTACAGGTGATTTTAGCTCTCTACTATTCCTATGCAAGGTTTTGAAGATGCTAATTTTAGCAATTAATTGCACGAAGCCCTGTACCAGAAAATACTATATATGCAATTCAGAGGCAGTTAAATGTTTTCTAACCACATTACATGGCTCACTATAATCAATCTCCCCCACGACCTTTGTCAGCTATGAGGTAATGCTGAGCTGCTGGAGCAGAGACCCCGCACGGAGGCCAGGTTTTGGGGAGCTGGGTGACACACTCAGGGCCCTGCTCTCCGAGCTGCCGCCCCTGGAGGCCAGCGAAGAGGTGCATTACATCAACCAGGGCCTGACGGCCGCCGACCAGAGGGCCGCTGAGGGAGGGGACCCCGAGTTTGAGGAAGGGGCAACGGGCAACGTCTAcctgcccagccctgtggcCGTCCCCCCCTCTGCGGAGGACGAAGAAGGCTACCTGCAGTACCTCAAGAGTCAGACACATACGAACTGATCAATGGGGTTTACACTGAAATCGCCGTTATCATAAACTGCCTTAGATCGCAAAACAGCCTGATGCGTCTTCCAACCAGAATACCGAGACAGGTTAGGAGTGATAGCTTCACCTGTCACTATGGCACCATTGGCCTGGACAGGTTGACTCCCTGTAAATCCGCCAAGCTTCCAGTGATGTGCTTTGGTAGTAAACCAACGGTCAATGACTTCTTTTGACAACTCATGACTTGTAATGTTTTGAGGGCTGAAGTCTGACAGTGAAGTTATATATgcaacataaaatacaaaatgtaagaGAAAACACCACAACTTGAGTTATGTAGGCTAAATGCGTTTGAATGaagtctttaaaaatgtatcttgtatagaaatgtgtgcaaatagggcattattttttaaatcaacaatcAGTGTACATACCTCAAAGTctattctgctgttttttttttttggttgttttttgtgATATTAACAACTCTGCATAGTTTAGTGGTACCCTTGGTGATTCCACTCAGATTTCCAATCACCAAGACTTTTATAAGCCTCTGACAGTTGACAGTTTGGGTTAGTGCTTCGACTGGAGGTTTGGACAGTAGCCTATGCAACCCCTGAGGGCACGTCGTTCGAGTAAATCACACGTTTACGCGAGGCGAAGGCTCCAGTGTCTGATATAGTTCTAGATTAATGCCAAGTCAGCTCAAGGACATGTTTGGGGAAGAGATGCCAGTTCCAtttgctgtgtctgtgcgcgtgcgcgtgcgcgtgcgttcgtgtatgtgtgtctgttgtaAAAACGTAAAGTTtggtattaaaaaaatgataatttgttCTTTGTAAATGTGGATACCCTTTAAGTGTTGGAATGCATAACCTTGTGCACTCGCCGTTTCCACGTTTGCTATAGGCTAATTTTCCTTAATAATGAGCTGCAGGAGGCCGACTAGAAAGTCATTCATAAAAAGTCGGGTGTTGTCATCCGGAAGACGTAGTAGAGCATGAATTAAAAGTTTTATTCGTTTGCATAGCAAACGTGCAAACGTGATGTTGTCTTTCAGGGTGTGTAAAACACCACAGATAGACTACTTCTGAGAGCCTGCCGCAACTAAAATACGAAGACTTTCGTAatgatcattcatttttattgtactcAGATAAAATTGTTAAAGATTCCTTTGTACGGGAATCAATTAGGAAAATTGGAATAAAGTTTTTGTTCGTGTAGCTTACTGCTGACGAGTCGTTTTATTCAcgtttttgtaaaaaatttaAAGCCACATCTGAAGCCAAAAACATTTCACGCCGTACCACTGGAAACAATGCGATTTAGTAGAGTTTATACACAAAAatcgaaaacaaaaacaaaaaaactacttCACGGATAGGCTTGTGCTGTCATATTGTCAGAACAACGCGAGGAAAGTAATactgaaaagcacagcactTTTACCATAATAAACACAGTAGCTTACATGCAGCCTACATACGCGAGCTTACGCTCAGCACTCCCGAATTCCGCACATCACCCCGATCTACAACATCCGTGTTGACTTTAGGCGTCCACAGGGAGCAAAACGAGGTGGCGAGAGAGTGCCAACTCACTGGATTTTCCGTCACACCGAACAACAACAGCGGAACTTCGTGGAAGTACCCAGTCTAAGGAGGCAacgttgattttttttccaggcatgtaaaaagtgatttatttttccatcgACTAAATGAGTCATATTTTTGAATGACTGGCTACAATGCGTTGGTGGAAATTATATACTGTGATAGAAATGAAAACGTGACAGTAAGTCCCATTTAGTGAAAATAACTTTATTAAACAACTTTTAAATTTAGAGGCACAGTGCTGCACGATCTGCACATAAGCATATTCCTGAAGTAAGTTCGACATTCTGGAAGTTATCTACTGTCAAACTTtcttacaaatatttaattatttttttcaatattgtCAAACTCGCATTCGGAATTTTGTAGACAAACTAAAATCAGACGAGAATTGTTATGTAcctttctgtttgtgtctttCTCACCTTTCCATCTTGTCATCCGTTCTACAATCTTTGGTATCTCCGTGGCGTAACGTCACGTCATCTGACGTCACTGCCGCACCTGCGCAGCCATCTTGTATTCTAAGCGATagggagagggaagaaaaaagaaaaataaacctgtCTGAGAagaagatacatttttaaaaggcccTTTGTAAATACATGTCTGTAAAACGTAAATAAGGACAGGTGAAGAGAGTGTGATAAGTATATTGTTAACTAGCTATCTACCTAACCTGAACATATCGCGTCCATTCGACTCATTTGCTTCcagcaggagagaaagagaggaactgAGGAGACGAACCATcgactgaaaaaaaactgagtctGACCGGAGACACGCCATGAATCCCGAATAGTGAGTAGACTCATCCAGCGCCTGGGCATATGTGTGACAGGCTGCTGATGGTGTCAAGCTACTTTATGTCTCTACCATTAACGTTAGAGCCGGGAGAGGATGGCTGTAGTCTAGAAGTCTAATTTCACAGGGTCGCTAGCCAGCTGGCAACACGAACGTTGTGCTTGCTATGTCCAGTGTTGCAAAACCACTATTGTCACgttagtagctagctagccagctagttaaCTTAGGCCACCAAATGTTTTGAACCGTGAAACATCTGGGGTCTTGAGAGGTAGCACGAGTACCAGCTGAGGACACCCAGCTAGCTATTGCCTAGCCAACTATCGTAAATTGCTAAATGTGTTAGCTTGATTGGGCAAGTTAACTCACTAGTCTAGTTATAAGCAGATTTGCACAGCAATTCGGTTTTGTCGTCGGTGTTATAGGTGAATAGCTGCATAGTTTGTATTTAGTTGCATCAAATGTACTGGAATCACGAGTACCTGCTAGTTTATTAAAcgaagctaacgttagctagctggcttgtTGACATGTATGTTGAACAGATGGCAGTGGTTTTGATAGTCTAATCTGCAGCCATTGTGTTGGGAAGATCCAGTAGCCAGACCCATCTTCTGAATCAATTAAGTAATTCAACTCTAGTGACACAGggcctgtgtgttttattgatAGCGCATGATGCGAGCACCAGCTCGCCAGCAATCTGCTAGCTAGACGGCCGAGCTTATTTCCTGGCCTATCTAGACGAGTCGCGTTTTCTGCAGTAAAACATCGAGGCACCAACTTTACGTTATGTTCTGAATATGTACAGTTTGGACCACTTTATTTCTGACGTAGTGTAACCTCGGACGTAGGGTATGGTTTGGGTATATACGAAGTTGCAAAATCTTGCCTGCGTAGGAATGCAAGACATTCACAACCTTCACTTATTAGTAAAATGGGTGCGAATTTGTAGGGTGTAATGTGTCGCATTACGCTTTACCTTGCAAgatattctgttttctgttctttttcatgACTTGTACTTCAGCTGAAAAACTGTAACTAACAAGACAACGCTGACCCGAAGTCCTAGGGAAGGGGTGTTTAACCTCGTTTTGAAGACAGGGTGTGAACCCAGGATTCTCGCCCCTCGGGTTCGCGAAGAAGCTTTACGAGAGAAAGGAATTGCAAAGAATTACAAACCTCCTACGTGTCTCTGGCATCCGAGAAACGTAGTGTGTCATCCGGTGCGCCAGGCACCCAGTATGAATGCTAGTTTTATATCAGTACTAAACGCCCTTAATCAAAATACTGTATCGAAATTTATTTTAGATAATTGAATAACTTCCATAAGTATCTATGGTTCCTTTTGCCACTTTGCTTCTATGGTTTATGGTAACATGGTAGAGCTGATTTGATAatacaaccaacaacaaaaacggGGTTAAAAGGAAAACTGGATTTATTGAATTGCTTATTTTAATGTGtcctttatttttcctcttgaAGCTTAATTAATGGAGGTCAGCTAGAACAAAGACCAGCATACACACTGTCCCCTGCATCAGGACTGGTGAACAAAGGGGAAGAAGCTTTAGAGTAGCTTGCATATATTCATGTCCGGGAATAtgcaagttttttaaatttgacatgtaaaataaaagcttCATATGGTTTTCCATAGGTCTGTTGAACAGCAGCAATGCCTGCGACTAGTTTCAATGCCATTTTCAGTTTGGGAACAGTGTGACGTCCATCTGTTGTTAAAGTAaattcttccccccccccccccccccacacccttgCTAAGTTAAGCCTGGTTAAAGTCATAGTCTTATCTGTCAGCGCTCCTGAATTTATGTATTGTCCCCTCTATCCATACACTCACATGTGTGTATTTAGGGCCTACTTATTCttctcacactttttttttgtcctctagTGATTATCTATTCAAGCTCCTCCTGATTGGTGATTCTGGTGTTGGCAAGTCCTGCCTCCTGCTTCGATTTGCTGTAAGTCCTGTCAATCATGGGCCGTTGTGTTCTTGGGCTGTTCATTCTTTGTCCAGTTGGCTTCACTGTCAGTGTTATATTTGCTTCTGTATTGTATATTGTTGGTACACAATATGGCCCCTCATTTATTTAGACTGGGGTTAGTTCAGGATGGGCATGTTGCACGTTCTTATTCCTgattgtttgtgtctgtttctaGGATGACACCTACACAGAGAGCTACATTAGTACCATTGGGGTTGACTTCAAGATCCGCACCATTGAGCTGGATGGCAAGACCATCAAACTGCAGATTGTGAGTGGAGTACTCTGACCAAACGTGTTCAGATGCGTCCCTAACCAAAGTTCACTTACGACACTACGGTCATGGTAGCCAAAGGTTTTGGTGCTGTATGTTTCCGAGAATCATGTCATGGAAAGGGGGTTGGAGGCATTGGCGTTGTCTTGGAGATAGTCTTCTCTTGTGAAAACATAGTATGCTGAAGTTATTATGAAGCTATTTTATACTATAAAGTGTAATTTAAGTTTATATCAAGTGTGCATAGTAAACTAGTAAACAAAAATagtgtgccaaatcagggttggaatgaaaacctaccgCACGGTGGATATCCAGGAACatgattgggcagccctgctgtaatgGGAAaaggtcagccaatcagaatgtgTGCCGCGTTTGAACTCCCAGATCGgatctcctcctctctctagTGGGACACAGCCGGCCAGGAGCGGTTCCGCACCATCACCTCCAGCTACTACCGGGGAGCCCACGGCATCATCGTGGTGTACGACGTCACGGACCAGGTCAGTATGTAGCTGCACCGCGGCGGGGGGCTAGCGGCAGCGGCGCATGAGGAACCGCTGGGAGGGGCTAGGGATCTATTTGTGCCAGGAGAATGTGTATGAGAGAGGTTGCGCACTGCACATGTGCACTCTTGCACGTACAACTCTGTTTCCCTCCAAACTTTTTAATATCGGGAccaaaatgagaaatttagGGACCCATCTAATACACGTACGAGCATAGCTTAGTGGATTACAGACTCATTCCGGGACCCACCTTATACACACCTGTGACCCATTTGGTCCTTGCACCGTAATTTAACACTGCCCTGGATAATTTGCCATCACGGAACAGAACACCAGCATCTTAACGCTCGGAGTGTTCAGTGTACACAGTGTTCAGTAGGTATGTGCGTGGTGTTAAGGGGCTCATggttctccctctcctcttcaggagTCCTACAACAACGTGAAGCAGTGGCTGCAGGAGATCGAGCGCTACGCCAGCGAGAACGTCAACAAGCTGCTGGTGGGGAACAAGTGTGACCTCACCACCAAGAAGGTGGT
It contains:
- the LOC135249984 gene encoding ras-related protein Rab-1B-like; protein product: MNPEYDYLFKLLLIGDSGVGKSCLLLRFADDTYTESYISTIGVDFKIRTIELDGKTIKLQIWDTAGQERFRTITSSYYRGAHGIIVVYDVTDQESYNNVKQWLQEIERYASENVNKLLVGNKCDLTTKKVVDYTTAKEFADSLSIPFLETSAKNATNVEQAFMTMAAEIKKRMGPGATAGGDKPNLKFDSTPVRQSGGGCC
- the si:ch73-40a2.1 gene encoding tyrosine-protein kinase receptor Tie-1; translation: MAPVVVNMGTAAVSTVLLRFSLCLWMCLFVACEQPSPEEEELYSTVKHSELQWTSFPVKGWSEVRMKLGSETANTVYQACSSNSDLRTLWSDWIPQKDGRTLFMDLTFTQEAEGTSQLSPLLVFFRESDRPVKRLSGDNDTLVHALRAPRPFSPTAKIPEGIEQSLNFSRGLPLGHLSRKGFHLGFAYSGPCVFIASVRLYSRRCPGFVESRAGFGSVVGGTGPVSGACVENSVEISPPQRECHANGLWGPLEGQCDCVPGHQEARELCVACRAGTYKPTNGSGACIPCPPNSKSDGEGAVECECMQGYSRVSGDPIEMGCTKPPSSPRKVRIHRQGGSWLELHWDAPVDLGGRAELWYDVRCAEREQDPGGRWEPCGDAVRFSPSRRGLNDTAVNVTGVDPRADYHLSVVAANAVSAVLSGADSANSITIDRWKYDVVHTSVPATIKGGPPSFWVVVGGACGGGLLLALAILGVCYKRRRYVKLSQDQEQPLMPMSTVVRYRRPEQRDITPAPQPISGQLPEGLSTRLQTSLKDMLVDRGSLTLGKPLGAGEFGSVYEGVFSPQEGGDVKVAVKTMKVGIHSLDDLESFLKEAEIMQGFDHDNVVKLLGVTLEQVQEQDSSVPMPMLILPFMKHGDLRRFLIATRYNDVPMFVPYQSLLRFMIDIAAGMEYLGSHSFVHRDLAARNCMLGDDLRVCVADFGLSRKIYSSDYYRQTAAVRVPIKWMSVESLSESIYSVKSDVWSFGVTMWEIASRGRTPYPGVHNHELLDLLESGHRLKQPECDPKLYEVMLSCWSRDPARRPGFGELGDTLRALLSELPPLEASEEVHYINQGLTAADQRAAEGGDPEFEEGATGNVYLPSPVAVPPSAEDEEGYLQYLKSQTHTN